One Entelurus aequoreus isolate RoL-2023_Sb linkage group LG09, RoL_Eaeq_v1.1, whole genome shotgun sequence genomic window carries:
- the galm gene encoding aldose 1-epimerase isoform X2 has translation MTQVTCKPWGNLPKHGQVDLWTLQSPQVQVEVLTFGAIIRSVRCEGTGGQVDDVVLGFDDLEGYVSDKRYFGAVVGRVANRVARGRFEVDGKTYQLDINNGPNALHGGLRGFSKALWLAKEVASGVKMSLCSPDGDQGYPGEMQVSVTYTLQTASTISDHEVSINAQFYLPVDETSIPTGEIKTVDGSSFDLRQPVLIGPRLKKVPGGRFDHNFCLSLPEDPWTERHVARVYHPASGRILEVSTSQPGVQFYTANFLDGSITGKGGVKYGKHSSFCLETQNWPNAINQASFPDCLLGPGEEYRHLSCFTFTSAK, from the exons ATGACGCAGGTTACATGCAAACCGTGGGGAAACTTGCCCAAACATGGCCAGGTGGACCTGTGGACGCTTCAGTCCCCACAAGTGCAAGTGGAGGTCCTGACATTTGGAGCCATCATCAGGAGTGTGCGTTGCGAGGGGACAGGCGGTCAGGTGGACGATGTCGTCTTGGGCTTTGATGACCTGGAGG GTTATGTGTCAGACAAGCGGTATTTTGGTGCTGTGGTGGGCCGTGTAGCCAACAGGGTTGCACGAGGACGCTTTGAAGTGGATGGAAAAACATATCAATTAGATATCAACAATGGACCAAATGCTCTGCATGGAGGGCTGCGAGGCTTCAGTAAG GCTCTTTGGCTTGCGAAAGAAGTAGCGAGTGGGGTAAAAATGAGTCTTTGCAGTCCAGATGGAGACCAAGGCTACCCTGGAGAGATGCAGGTTTCTGTAACCTACACCCTGCAG ACTGCATCAACCATCTCTGACCATGAAGTGTCAATAAATGCTCAGTTCTACTTGCCAGTAGATGAAACGTCTATCCCCACAG GGGAGATTAAGACAGTGGATGGCTCATCTTTTGACCTCCGACAGCCTGTTCTGATTGGCCCTCGGCTAAAGAAAGTTCCAGGTGGAAGATTTGACCATAACTTTTGTCTGTCATTGCCTGAAGACCCATGGACAGAGAGACACGTTGCTCG AGTTTATCACCCAGCAAGTGGCCGTATTCTTGAGGTGTCAACCAGCCAACCAGGAGTCCAGTTCTATACAGCTAACTTCTTGGACGGCTCCATAACAGGAAAGGGTGGTGTTAAGTATGGAAAGCACAGCTCTTTCTGTTTGGAGACTCAGAATTGGCCAAATGCTATCAACCAG gCTTCCTTTCCTGATTGTCTTCTGGGTCCAGGCGAGGAATATCGACATCTGAGTTGTTTCACATTCACTTCTGCCAAATGA
- the galm gene encoding aldose 1-epimerase isoform X1, producing MTQVTCKPWGNLPKHGQVDLWTLQSPQVQVEVLTFGAIIRSVRCEGTGGQVDDVVLGFDDLEGYVSDKRYFGAVVGRVANRVARGRFEVDGKTYQLDINNGPNALHGGLRGFSKALWLAKEVASGVKMSLCSPDGDQGYPGEMQVSVTYTLQGEKLTAEYQAWSSKTTPINLTNHSYFNLGGLTASTISDHEVSINAQFYLPVDETSIPTGEIKTVDGSSFDLRQPVLIGPRLKKVPGGRFDHNFCLSLPEDPWTERHVARVYHPASGRILEVSTSQPGVQFYTANFLDGSITGKGGVKYGKHSSFCLETQNWPNAINQASFPDCLLGPGEEYRHLSCFTFTSAK from the exons ATGACGCAGGTTACATGCAAACCGTGGGGAAACTTGCCCAAACATGGCCAGGTGGACCTGTGGACGCTTCAGTCCCCACAAGTGCAAGTGGAGGTCCTGACATTTGGAGCCATCATCAGGAGTGTGCGTTGCGAGGGGACAGGCGGTCAGGTGGACGATGTCGTCTTGGGCTTTGATGACCTGGAGG GTTATGTGTCAGACAAGCGGTATTTTGGTGCTGTGGTGGGCCGTGTAGCCAACAGGGTTGCACGAGGACGCTTTGAAGTGGATGGAAAAACATATCAATTAGATATCAACAATGGACCAAATGCTCTGCATGGAGGGCTGCGAGGCTTCAGTAAG GCTCTTTGGCTTGCGAAAGAAGTAGCGAGTGGGGTAAAAATGAGTCTTTGCAGTCCAGATGGAGACCAAGGCTACCCTGGAGAGATGCAGGTTTCTGTAACCTACACCCTGCAG GGCGAAAAACTGACTGCAGAGTATCAAGCCTGGTCTTCTAAAACAACACCAATCAACCTCACTAATCACTCCTATTTCAACTTGGGTGGACTA ACTGCATCAACCATCTCTGACCATGAAGTGTCAATAAATGCTCAGTTCTACTTGCCAGTAGATGAAACGTCTATCCCCACAG GGGAGATTAAGACAGTGGATGGCTCATCTTTTGACCTCCGACAGCCTGTTCTGATTGGCCCTCGGCTAAAGAAAGTTCCAGGTGGAAGATTTGACCATAACTTTTGTCTGTCATTGCCTGAAGACCCATGGACAGAGAGACACGTTGCTCG AGTTTATCACCCAGCAAGTGGCCGTATTCTTGAGGTGTCAACCAGCCAACCAGGAGTCCAGTTCTATACAGCTAACTTCTTGGACGGCTCCATAACAGGAAAGGGTGGTGTTAAGTATGGAAAGCACAGCTCTTTCTGTTTGGAGACTCAGAATTGGCCAAATGCTATCAACCAG gCTTCCTTTCCTGATTGTCTTCTGGGTCCAGGCGAGGAATATCGACATCTGAGTTGTTTCACATTCACTTCTGCCAAATGA